In one Chroicocephalus ridibundus chromosome Z, bChrRid1.1, whole genome shotgun sequence genomic region, the following are encoded:
- the CER1 gene encoding cerberus, which translates to MSPLLLELLVLSCLGATEPQADSLQRKSRRPFQHLFYLDKNLLESQSFRELVGENPVGVEETLGEPSFFVAIPQTASESQKQEKKKMSRFILPNAELQAEQDLRTWAAPRELSPVENLSPSHYSTNREAEPPYRKDAKKFWDHFMLKKNSASEEVVLPIKTNEMHQENCRTLPFSQAVTHESCEKVVVQNNLCFGKCSSFHVPGPEDRLYTFCSHCLPSKFSMKRLDLNCTSSVPVVKEVMIVEECKCETQKIKDAATGSLLSDLHANVHEHN; encoded by the exons ATGTCACCACTTCTCCTTGAGCTGTTAGTGCTCTCATGTCTTGGAGCCACAGAGCCACAGGCTGATTcattgcaaaggaaaagcagaaggccGTTTCAGCATCTTTTCTATCTGGACAAAAATCTGCTTGAAAGTCAAAGTTTTCGTGAGCTGGTAGGGGAAAACCCAGTAGGTGTTGAGGAAACCCTGGGAGAACCAAGCTTTTTTGTAGCAATTCCACAAACGGCATCTGAAAGTcagaagcaagagaagaaaaaaatgtccagaTTCATCCTTCCCAATGCAGAACTCCAGGCAGAGCAAGACCTGAGAACCTGGGCAGCACCCAGAGAGCTCTCTCCTGTGGAAAACCTCTCTCCATCCCACTATTCCACCAACAGGGAGGCTGAACCTCCCTATAGAAAAGATGCCAAGAAATTTTGGGACCACttcatgttaaagaaaaattcaGCATCTGAAGAGGTTGTCCTGCCAATCAAGACCAATGAAATGCACCAAGAAAACTGCAGAACCCTGCCTTTTTCCCAG GCTGTTACTCATGAGAGCTGTGAGAAGGTGGTGGTACAGAATAAtctgtgttttggaaaatgtAGTTCCTTTCATGTTCCTGGTCCAGAAGATCGTCTTTATACCTTTTGTTCTCATTGCTTGCCCAGCAAGTTCTCCATGAAGCGCCTGGATCTCAACTGCACCAGTTCTGTCCCAGTGGTCAAAGAAGTCATGATTGTAGAAGAGTGTAAATGTGAGACTCAGAAGATCAAAGATGCTGCGACTGGATCTCTACTGTCAGATTTGCATGCAAATGTACATGAGCACAACTAA